A stretch of Mya arenaria isolate MELC-2E11 chromosome 14, ASM2691426v1 DNA encodes these proteins:
- the LOC128218489 gene encoding uncharacterized protein LOC128218489 — translation MDAVPGRKAQMAYGSVTDVTYCQPCAEDGKKILPEAFCPVCKEFLCSTCARVHRNQKITKSHALQNKNIMPPSFREESEDEKFIETCQLHPKEFIKYYCPSHDALLCGDCLVENDEHRSCKVEKIMQVAKQYQQGAEYNRLKTGLVQTASNIGKLLHDIQAIMKSVDEESLTNINELRKFRNEINQYLDQRENELLAEIDQKKRTSKRLLNELKLKCTNMNSSIEQLKSELQAQDGNGNQLLILGKRAIKWLARLQTALEEMRRKSEVPRYKFHRDPAIEQLIASKKTIGRFQEGESTSALDQQQRQQRTLPQQLHQHFIALSFKGVSASAVGQQDRQLLKEQLPRQHETMQQQQGSADLSQSKFSTQPDISVKTKGDTSDCFLTSAALLPGNRLLLVDCANYSLKLVDTENNQLVSKVKLTDEPWDLCLLPGDRAAVTLRGKKKIQFLSTQGNVTLQDVVKIDGQCFGIDFCDGKLIVSFPWEIVLMDMKGKVKKSVGTDSSGKPLFMFPEYLTVTRKGHTPPAIYVSDRGTNTITKLSISLDVLETYTDSILQSPRGLAVVGDNQLLVCYSNNILLLDTLTGKITQLLGKEEGIQWPNSVAYCQKQKMVFIACCSGLNNSVKVFKNV, via the exons ATGGATGCTGTTCCCGGACGAAAGGCACAAATGGCGTATGGATCGGTGACAGACGTCACCTACTGCCAGCCATGCGCGGAGGACGGCAAGAAAATCCTCCCTGAGGCCTTCTGTCCCGTCTGCAAGGAGTTCCTGTGTTCCACCTGCGCCCGAGTACACCGGAATCAGAAAATAACCAAAAGCCACGCCctccaaaacaaaaacattatgcCTCCCTCATTTCGCGAAGAGAGTGAAGATGAAAAGTTTATAGAAACTTGTCAGCTTCATCCTAAagagtttatcaaatattacTGTCCAAGTCATGATGCACTTTTGTGTGGAGACTGTTTAGTTGAGAATGACGAACATCGCTCTTGCAAAGTAGAGAAAATCATGCAAGTGGCAAAACAATACCAGCAGGGTGCAGAATACAACCGCCTGAAAACAGGACTTGTCCAGACGGCCAGTAACATTGGCAAACTTTTACACGACATACAAGCGATCATGAAATCAGTTGACGAAGAAAGCCTAACCAATATCAATGAGCTTCGCAAATTCAGGAATGAAATTAACCAGTACCTGGATCAAAGGGAGAACGAACTGTTGGCAGAAATTGATCAGAAGAAACGAACATCCAAGAGACTGCTGAATGAACTGAAATTAAAATGCACAAACATGAACTCATCCATTGAGCAACTAAAGTCGGAGCTTCAAGCACAGGACGGCAATGGCAACCAGCTATTAATATTAGGAAAACGAGCTATAAAATGGCTTGCGCGTCTCCAGACAGCCCTGGAAGAGATGCGTAGGAAGAGTGAAGTTCCCCGATACAAGTTTCACCGGGACCCCGCAATTGAGCAGTTAATAGCTTCTAAAAAGACAATAGGACGGTTTCAAGAGGGCGAATCAACGTCGGCGTTAGATCAGCAACAACGACAACAGAGGACTTTGCCACAACAACTCCATCAACACTTTATAGCCTTATCATTTAAAG GTGTATCTGCTTCGGCGGTAGGGCAGCAAGATCGACAACTACTGAAGGAGCAGCTACCACGGCAACACGAAACGATGCAGCAACAACAAG GCAGTGCAGACCTAAGCCAGTCCAAGTTCAGCACACAGCCTGACATTTCAGTGAAGACAAAAGGTGATACCAGTGACTGCTTCCTGACCAGTGCGGCCCTCCTACCTGGGAACAGGCTTCTACTGGTAGATTGCGCTAACTACTCGTTGAAACTGGTGGATACCGAGAATAACCAGCTGGTATCCAAGGTGAAACTGACTGATGAGCCATGGGACCTGTGTCTCCTGCCCGGGGACAGGGCAGCCGTCACTCTGCGTGGGAAGAAGAAGATACAGTTCTTATCTACTCAGGGAAATGTCACACTACAGGATGTTGTTAAAATAGATGGACAATGTTTTGGAATAGATTTTTGTGATGGCAAATTGATAGTGTCCTTCCCATGGGAGATTGTGTTGATGGACATGAAGGGAAAGGTGAAGAAGAGTGTGGGCACAGACAGCAGTGGAAAACCTTTGTTTATGTTTCCTGAGTATCTGACAGTGACTAGAAAGGGCCACACTCCTCCGGCCATCTATGTTTCAGACCGGGGCACCAACACCATAACCAAGCTGAGCATCTCACTAGATGTGCTAGAGACGTACACAGATTCGATACTACAATCACCACGTGGTCTGGCAGTCGTGGGGGACAACCAGCTGCTCGTGTGTTACAGTAACAACATCCTGTTACTGGACACGCTCACCGGCAAGATAACCCAACTGCTTGGGAAGGAAGAGGGGATACAGTGGCCAAATAGTGTGGCTTACTGCCAAAAGCAAAAGATGGTGTTTATTGCATGTTGCTCTGGGTTGAATAACTCCGTGAAAGTCTTCAAAAATGTGTAA